The Bos indicus x Bos taurus breed Angus x Brahman F1 hybrid chromosome 10, Bos_hybrid_MaternalHap_v2.0, whole genome shotgun sequence genome has a segment encoding these proteins:
- the CCPG1 gene encoding cell cycle progression protein 1 isoform X3, whose amino-acid sequence MSENSSDSDSSCGWTVINHEGSDIEMVNSEHGAASDSCKPAPECASLSQEELQELQVEQGESSQNGTVLLGGAAYPALEEMKSALEGEEEKLPDDNLYFGTVSDDSDIVTLEPPKLEDIGNQEEALIVKEAESPEDFNMGSSSSSQYTFCQPETERWWEKLWKIPECIRGWDDQLKHHVPSQLTFQVFSSQPSNDESSSDETSHQPSATFRRRRARKKTVSSSESEERLLAEQEPEPPQELCKRQFSSGLNKCVILALVIAISMGFGHFYGKRGGNKGEGTIQIQKRQQLVKKIHEDELNDMKDYLSQCQQEQESLIEYKSLKENLARCWTHTEAEKMSFETQKKNLDTENQYLRTSLEKEEKALSSLQEELRKLREQIRILEDKGTSAELVTENQKLKQHLEEEKLKTHSFLNQRETLLAEAKMLRKELERERLITMALRVELQQLSSSHSYGNPDSPSVVTEKKEIEMLRERLTELERKLTFEQQRSDLWERLYVEAKDQNEKQETDGKKKGNRGNHRAKNKSKETFLGSVKETFDAMKNSTKEFVRHHKEKIKQAKEAVKENLKKFSDSVKSTFRHFKDTTKNIFDEKGNKRFGATKETAAKKPTTFSEYFHPQYKARTQNQNSRGPTMQREGRKEKPHFEEFGKNTNSQKCSAEHDCGGNYNSFRKACSGVFECAQQESINLFNVKMLNPVRIDEFRQLIEGYLLEKLDSFHHWKELDHFINKFFLNGVFIHDQKLFTDFVNDVKDYLKDMKEYQVDNDGVFEKLDGYIYRHFFGHTFSPPYGPSRPDKKQRMVNIESSRHRKQEQKHPQPQPYKREGKWHKYGRTNGRHMANLEIELGQLPFDPKY is encoded by the exons ggagaggaagaaaagttACCTGATGACAATCTCTATTTTGGAACTGTCAGTGATGATTCTGATATTGTTACACTTGAGCCACCTAAGTTAGAAGACATTGGAAATCAAGAAGAAGCATTAATTGTTAAAGAAGCAGAGAGTCCAGAAGACTTTAACATGGGCTCTTCCTCTAGCAGCCAGTACACGTTTTGTCAGCCAGAAACAG AAAGATGGTGGGAGAAGCTGTGGAAGATTCCTGAATGCATAAGGGGATGGGATGATCAGCTGAAACACCATGTTCCTAGCCAACTCACTTTCCAAG tattttcatCTCAGCCTAGCAACGACGAATCAAGCAGTGACGAAACCAGCCATCAGCCCAGTGCAACCTTTAGACGACGTCGTGCCAGGAAGAAGACTGTGTCTAGTTCAGAATCTGAAGAAAGGCTACTTGCTGAACAAGAGCCTGAACCCCCTCAGGAGCTATGTAAACGGCAGTTCAGTAGTGGTCTCAATAAATGTGTTATACTTGCTTTGGTGATTGCGATCAGCATGGGATTTGGACATTTCTATG GTAAACGTGGAGGTAACAAAGGAGAAG gcacAATTCAGATTCAGAAGCGTCAACAGTTagtcaaaaagatacatgaagaTGAACTGAATGATATGAAGGAttatctttcccagtgtcaacAGGAACAAGAGTCATTAATAGAATATAAG tCATTGAAGGAAAACCTTGCAAGGTGTTGGACCCATACTGAAGCAGAGAAGATGTCCTTTGAAACTCAGAAAAAGAACCTTGATACAGAAAATCAGTATCTAAGaacatctctggagaaggaagaaaaagcttTGTCTTCATTACAGGAAGAGTTAAGGAAATTAAGAGAACAGATTAGGATATTAGAAGATAAAGGGACAAGCGCTGAATTAGTTACAGAAAATCAGAAACTTAAGCAGCATTTGgaagaagaaaagctgaaaacacaCAGTTTCCTTAATCAAAGGGAGACTCTGTTGGCAGAAGCAAAGATGCTCAGGAAAGAACTGGAAAGAGAACGACTAATAACCATGGCTTTAAGGGTAGAACTCCAACAGCTAAGCTCCAGCCACTCGTATGGCAACCCAGACTCGCCCAGTGTAGTGactgagaaaaaggaaatagaaatgttACGGGAAAGACTGACTGAGCTGGAGCGCAAGCTAACCTTTGAGCAACAGCGTTCTGATTTGTGGGAAAGACTGTATGTTGAAGCAAAAGATCAAAATGAGAAACAAGAAACTGatgggaaaaagaaagggaacagAGGAAACCACAGagctaaaaataaatcaaaggaaaCATTTTTGGGTTCTGTTAAGGAAACATTTGATGCAATGAAGAATTCTACTAAGGAGTTTGTGAGGcatcataaagaaaaaattaaacaggCTAAAGAAGCtgtaaaagaaaatctgaaaaaattctCAGATTCAGTTAAATCCACTTTCAGGCATTTCAAAGATACCACCAAGAATATCTTTGATGAAAAAGGCAATAAAAGATTTGGCGCTACAAAAGAAACCGCAGCTAAAAAACCGACAACATTTAGTGAATATTTCCATCCACAGTATAAGGCACGTACACAAAACCAGAATAGTAGAGGCCCTACTAtgcagagagagggaaggaaagaaaagcctCATTTTgaagaatttggaaaaaatacaaattcacaGAAATGCAGTGCTGAGCATGACTGTGGTGGAAATTATAATTCTTTCAGAAAGGCTTGTTCTGGTGTATTTGAATGTGCTCAACAGGAGTCTATTAacctttttaatgttaaaatgttgAATCCTGTAAGGATAGATGAATTTAGACAGTTAATTGAAGGGTATTTATTAGAAAAACTGGATAGTTTTCATCATTGGAAAGAACTTGATCACTTCATCAATAAGTTTTTCCTAAATGGTGTCTTTATACATGATCAGAAGCTCTTCACTGACTTTGTTAATGATGTTAAAGATTATCTTAAAGACATGAAAGAATATCAAGTAGATAATGATGGCGTATTTGAGAAGTTGGatggatatatatatagacacTTCTTTGGTCACACCTTTTCCCCTCCATATGGACCCAG TCGACCAGATAAAAAGCAACGTATGGTAAATATTGAAAGCTCCAGGCATCGAAAACAAGAGCAGAAGCACCCTCAGCCACAACCTTATAAAAGGGAAGGTAAATGGCATAAATATGGTCGCACTAATGGAAGACACATGGCAAACCTTGAAATAGAATTGGGGCAGTTACCTTTTGATCCTAAATATTGA